In the genome of Leopardus geoffroyi isolate Oge1 chromosome B1, O.geoffroyi_Oge1_pat1.0, whole genome shotgun sequence, the window GAGAGCCCAGAGGCCGGGCGCCGATGGCCTGGGTTCCAATCCCACCTCTTCCACGCTGCAGTTCACTTCTTTGGTTCTCAGCGGACCGTGGAATCGGATCATAGGGCCGACCTCATCAGGTTGGCGtgagaagtaaaataataaatccgTGTGAAGCACTTAGGACATGGCACATGGCAAAGCTGGCCAAGAGCCTGTAGGAATCCCCATTATTGGTGGTAAATGTCTAATGACGGTTCATTCAGGGCCTCATGTTGTCTCCGACAGCAGCTTCTCCATCACGAATGAACATTAGCCCCGAAGTCTGGGTGGATTCTGAGCTTGACCTCCTTGAGGCTGACACCCGATTCAACCACATGCCAATGTGCCAATTCTAAAGGGATCTGGGCTGCCTGAAGGTGGCTTACAAGACGGCCGGGCTGTCGTGCTGGTTTCTTCTCTCTCGGGCCTGGGTCTGAGTGTTGCCACCTGAACTCTGGCTGGCAGAGACAAAACGAGCACACACAGATGCGGCCCTTCTGCCAAGGACCTCACAGGCCACTCTCTCCAAACACAGTTGATAGAGGTGTAAATACTGTGCAGCAATTGACTTCTGCCGTGGTGAACCTTccgtctggagtctgctttgcgGCAAACAGCGCGGGCTCGCCGAGCGTTTGGAAGCACCCCGGGGGCCGTGTCCACCAAAGGTTGTCCCCAGAGGGCCAGGGCTATGGAAATGGCTCTGTTTACACCAGGGCCCCTTCCATTCCAGTGTTATCCCAGTAACAAAGAATTCCGTCAAGCTCCCCTCAAGACCACTCTTGTTTATTTTACCTTGGTTAGCAGAACCAGAATTTCagtaacaaataatccagtattATAAATGTCTGCCATCCCTCcttaagaaacattaaagaactcctcggtctctctctcaaaaggaatgttaaaagacaaaaccaggggcgcctgggtggctcagtcggttaagcgtccgacttcagctcaggtcacgatctcgcggtctgtgagttcgagccccgcgtcgggctctgggctgatggctcagagcctggagcctgtttctgattctgtgtctccctctctctctgcccctcccccgttcatgctctgtctctctctgtcccaaaaataaataaacattgaaaaaaatttttgaaaaaaaaaaaaaagacaaaaccagatGATGGAGGGTAtttgagaagggagagggggtggCTGGGATCTTGCCACAATCAGTAACAACCCTAAGCCTGTTCTCTTCACACCAAGTTAGGGAAGTGAGGAGGACACGGTAAGAACTTCCCGGAAACTTCTAAAGGGAGTGCAGAAAACATCAGGTCTCCTAGTGTAGTTACTGTAATAAATAAAGCCCTATGATTCGGTCTTGGCCATCCCCTGAGGGCCTGCGTTAACTTACCGGCAGAGACTCTGCAGGGCAatccccacgccccacccctgcAGGGGCAGGACCAAGAGTTACCCAACTGCTCTCCTGTGAGGGATCTGCCCACAAGCCTTTTCGGAAAACGCCTTTGTTTTCTCCCTCGGGGTGTAAAACGAATGTCCAAGTGGCCCGTGTCTCCAGAACGAGGGGCGCCCCGTGGGCACGCCCACCTTCCAAGCAGGCTGGGGGCTGGCAGGAGCTCCGGGGAAGGCAGGAAGGTTCTCCCACCCGGCACACCACGCAGCCGGCGGGCCGCAGAGCGCTCCGAATGGTTTTGATTTGCGGCGGGGAGGAAACTGGAAAGCCAGACAGCAAGACAGGCCCGGATCCGGGCGGTCGTGAGGCTGACGGGCTGTGGGCGgtgctgtccccccaccccccagcccctgcctgcgTCTTTATTACCGAGCTGGGACTGGAGGCCAGTGAGCCAGGCTGATGGCCACAGCAGATGTGGCCAGCCAGGGGGCCTGGGGCCGGGGAGGAGCCCCAAACCCAAGGCTGCCACAGGGGGATGGAGGAAAGTGGGCCCGGGCAGGGAGGACCAGGGTCCGCCAAAGAAGAGgagagcacggggggggggggggggggcactttgCTTGGAGGAGGGGAGCGGGGAAGCTGGGGCCGGCTGCCCAGGGGCTGGGCTGTGGCTCCAGAcgggcgtggggggcgggggagtccTGAATCCGCTCCTTAGGAGCTGGACCAGCTCCTTCATTCTTCAGCGCCTCCCTTCCGCCTACCTGTAGAAGGGACTAAAAGTCGTCTGTGGGGAACATTATTTCCGATACCCGCTACAGCCTGACACAGGTTTCAATAAACAGAAACATTCACTGTTACTACTTGCGTGGCCCAAGCAGGTGATGtaccctgagcctcagtttccccatctttaagATGGGAGTGCTAGTATTACCTTCCTCAGAGGACTCTTCAAAAGATGAAAGGAGAGCATTTATAATCGGGCACATTACAAATGCTCAATGAACTTtaattcccttcctttctccatcacccccccaccaccaccgatccctccctttccttcccctggtGGCCAAGGAGGCGTCCCCGTCCTAGGTGGGAGACGCGGTTTCTCAGTGCCATATGGTTGCAGTTCAGAAATGTTAACACCAACACAGAGGGATTAagaaacactaataatgaaagaGATGCGCAAAGGTAATGAAACATGAAGCTAAATTCGTGAGGAGAAAATATGGTGTGTTCCTTCCAgaactataaatatttaagttaGCCTGAGACGCTGCACAGAACTGGGGCCTGGGAGGTTTCCCAGCAGGGTCTCTCTCACAGACACTTCATCCCCCTGGATGGAGGGCAGCTCTGAGACCCCCTTCCCACCCTAACTTCCGAGGTAAAGAGCGACGGAGTCCAGCATAGTGGGAAAGTGAGGGGCAACCATGAAGTGCCAGGAGGTCAGGACGTGAAGCTCACAGGGAGGAGAGGACGGCCCAGACGTCTGCAGGCTCGGAGAGCAGATGgacgggggtggggaaggaaacgGTGTGCCTGTAAATGGATGGCGGGGCAGCGCTACTCAGCACCTTTCCCAGATAAAGCCCCCAGGAAAACTTTGTGTCTTCGTTAATTCCAGAACATGGGTAGAGGACCTCTGCTAGGTATATAAAGTTTAACCTCTTGGTCACTGGACATTGTTAATAGAACCACAGAAAACGAATGAAACCAAAAGCAAGCAGAAAGCCCCTGGAGATGATCGTCAGTGCCTTTGAACTGAGGCGTTTTTAGACTCTCACGCGAATACCATTCCTCGCCCTGCCCCCCCACACCCATCACCTTCTCAGAGGTTAGGTTATGGGTAAGTGTGGACAACTGCCCTCCCTATCAGGCAGGTTTGGGGTGTCATCAGAAGCCCTGTCAAGAGCAGGCAGGAGATCTACCCTGTGGGAAAAGAGATTTGGAAGTCTGGTATCATAACGCAGTAGGCCCTCAACAGCCGGCCATTTTGACTGCTTGCCTTGGTCCCATGGCCAAGCAGTGCCCTGTGCATGAAACATTATGAAGAAATAAGAACATGGCATACATTCAGAAGACGTTGACTCCCGTCCTTTGTGCCACCTTGCGGACATCGCTCAAAACTCAGAGCCtgttttcctcacctgtaagtgGTGgtatttcctcccctccctcctcacagGGGTACCCTGAGGATTCAGTGAGGTCATGTACGTGAAGGCCCTCCTCAGAGGTGTTGTTACGGGCCCGTAAAGATGGCAACTCAACGTGGCCTGCATGAAAGGTCTCCCAGTCCCAGatggaagcaggggagagaagccCGGCGGTTTCGGCACCTACGTTTGTGGCAGCAGCAGACGCAGGAAGGGCTCCCGACCGGCCCCAGATCAACAGCTCCGAGCTTCTACAATGGGAACAAAGCACACTTTTTGAAAGCACCATACCCCAAGGAGTTTGCCAAATAAGCCACGTGTCTAGAGAGAAGCCGTTATCTTGTACAGAAGTGTGTTATCTTCGAGGCCTCGCCGACCTGTCCTAACAGCCTAAGACACAGAGCTGGACGCTTGTCTTCGCTTTACCTGGAGGGTTGTGAAGGAAATGAATAGGAGACACGCTACTCTTGGCTAGAAAGCGGCAAAATACAGTTCCAGCGCACCCAAAGGTGGGGCCTTTGACAAGTTGGTTGGCTGGTCTGtaagcctgtttcctcctctgtaaaagggGGTGAAGAGAAGGCATCTCGTCGGTTGGCTGTGAAACCAAGAGGTAACCCTAGGAGGCCGTAACGCCTCACTCAAAGTGCCCAGTAAGGACAAGTCACTGAGGGACACTCTGTCTGAAGGACAGAAAGTGAACATTTCAATGGAGACCAAGCCAGAGGTCTAcgcttttaaaatgagatttattgtacataaaataaattaattacagtTTAAGCCAAAGCATGAGTGGCTTCTTAAAGTGCGTCTGTGTACGGGATTTGGCGGTCGCCCCTGTATCCGTGCACTCGCTGTAAGACAGTGTTTTCCGTACTCAAGCCACACTCGGCCAGGCCTAGGAAACAACCCAACGTCATTGCTGTGTGCCATTTACACAGATCACATCAAAATCAATGAacacggttttttttttttcctgtacctGATgcaacagctaaaaaaaaaaaaaaaaaaaaaaaattatacagtcTCACAATTACTCAAAGTCTGGGGCTGAAGAGTTTTGAGTTCTCAACCATTTAACACATGCTCAACTGAACATACTCCTCCTGTGTCCGGAGGAAGCAGCCCTTCCTGCAAGCCATATAAGCTTCCGGATGTCCATCCATATACATAACATCTGGCCCATAAACCCCACCctttattgggggtgggggtagtattttcctccttgttctttaaagaagaaatctcGGGTGTCCTTCAGGTTAGAAAGGCATTCTGTAAGGAACAGTGCTCCAGAGATGCGAATCAGACTCGTAAGAGGAAAAAGCAGTCCCTTCCTcttgggggggcagggagaaaagggaaaaaagaaagaagagagaaaacgtGGAAAGGCTGGGAGTGGTTAAGCTGTTCTCTCGTTCCCACCATCAACCACATCCATATAGTTGCGGAAACTACAACTGACCGTCATTTACAAGGTCAAGAACAAAATCCAAAGCGGTTACGCCGCCCTCCCCACTCCAAAGGAAAAGACGTGGAGCACATTTCCCATACTCagagtggctcagtgggctcaTTCCAGCCTCATCAAtcctgtccccccccctccccggctcagaACGGAAGTTTCTGTAGCAGTCCCACAGACCCTCCTGGCCGCTCTGCTCCGGCTCCTGCTGGAACCGTGAATGACTGCCAGCACCCATCATTCCTGTGCTGCAAGAACCTCAGGCCCTCTTCCTGGGAAgaccaaaccccccccccccaagtgtcCCTGCTTCAGACGGAGGTGACAGTCCTCACTTTGGCAGAGAGGGCTTGCTTGAACCTCCTCTTCAGGTCCTGCATGTTGGGGGACTTGGGCCTGGGAATGAGGGAGGTTCTCCGCTTCTCTGGTGTGCTGCTGGGCTGCTGTTTGTGACTCACTTCCTTGCACAGGACGTGGAAAGCGTTGTAGACGTCGTTGTAGTTTTCGCTGACCGACACTTCATAGAACGAGCAGCCCAGCACGCTGGCCAGCTGCAGTCCGAGCTGAGGGTCGACCTGCTTGATGTGCAGCAGGTCAGCTTTGTTGGCCACGACCACCACGGGCAGCCGGGCGCCCAGGTGTAGCTGCTGCACGTGCTGGTGGAGCTGGCCGATGAGTTCATAGCTCTTGTAGTCAGTGACGGAGAACACGATCACCACGGCATCTGCCCAGCGAATGCACCGATTCAGCTGCTCGCTGCAGCTCAGGCTGTTCTCGTGGACCTGAAAGACAGGGGGTGACGGCAAGGCGAACGGTGAGGGCCGGAAAGAGCCCTGGCCTGGCTGGGCAGCGGGTTCAAAAGCGCCCTCGACGGTAACGCCAGGCTGCAGGCCATCAACAAGTTATATCCGCACACAGTCCGGCTTTCTTGACAATATGTTGATCCAGCTGCACACGGTTGGAATAAATAACAGTGCAGCTCACCACACTCGAGTGGAAAATTGACCTGCAGAGAACTCCGTGCAGAGAGACTTTGTAGTTGCACAAAATGGGAAATTAACTGGCTAGACAGTAAGTCTGGGGAAGTAAAGATAGGAGCTGGAAGCATTTAAACCTGGAGAACTGCCCAgttcaagagggaaaaaaacacacacatacaccagcATGGCTCTTTTGTCTATAGAGTAACTTTCCACAATATAAAAGTGACCCCAAGCATTTGCAGACTACAcctaaatgtttgatttttaatacCAAATACACACATGTAAAAACCACTCTTTTTAAGCACAGCAAGGAAACTTTGCCAATTCCAAGCGTGGTTTGGTCTTTCCTCCCAGACAGAATCCGCCTAACAGAAGATCTGTGCCCCTGAGCCAAATCTCCCAAATTAAGCCAGGCAAAGACTGACCAACGGCCAAATAACACGGAAGTGACAAGCAACATGGAAAGGCCTAGATGGGACTCCCCCAAATTTCTCTCCTCTTTAGCATGAGGCATCCTGAGAACTGAACAATCCCACAGCCTGACTTAGTCCCAAACCTCAGAGCTTCTTACCTGAATACCTGGCGTGTCTTGAACCTGAATAGCCAGGGTTTCACCTTCTATTTGGACTTGTCTGGTATAGAGATTACCtgtaaaggcaaaaaaaaaaaaaaaaaaaaaaaaaagtttttccttcttGTACGACTTTTAAAACATGGtgggattttttaaatagaaaagacaatATAACTTGAACCAATGCACAAAAATAAGCTATAGTTTATTCTACTTAATGAGCTCatctcagttatttttttttttaactgcaatgTTAACCCCAGATTTGTGGCTTTATTAAATCCAAGGCAAGGTTTGCAGGATTTTGGAAACTGATTTGTCAAATTTCTTCCGTATCTAAAGTATTTCCTTGAAGTAAATCTTCTTGTTCAGCATGcatggcatttgtttttgttttagtactTCACTACTCTTTGATGTAAATTTAATCATTAAGTACAATAGCTTGGTAGGCAAATATTGTTCGTAAATGCACAGCCAACGTTACCAGTTGGAATAAAAACGTGACATGATGGTAGCCAAATCTACATCAAAGCAGAAGGCTGCAATGCCTTATCTTGGGATGGTTTATGCAGCACAGTTCGAATAATCCCCTTAGGTACTAAATATGGTCTAAGGATTTAAGCAATTTGCTAACAGAGCATAGGTAGAAAGCCCTTAAGCCTCCCCAGTGGCCATCCTTAATCAGAGACATTGAAATAGTGTCTTCTCATTTATTCGGGAGCCCTCCTCCTCAAATTCTACCATccagttattttttctttgttaagaaaaaagaactttaggTTTACAACTGCTTCCTTTGGCCTTTGCTTTAAAAGGTCACCTCTGAAAGGCAgccaacagagagggagaggggtggggggaggagttggccatcttttttttttttttttttatgacttttgcAGGAGTGTTTTGAAGGGGGAGGCTCTTGAGTACAAAGGGTGCTTCCAACTGGGGTCCCTATAGTTAAAACATACCAAGGAGAATACTTTCAGGCACTTGATAAAATGATGAATGGGCTTGGAATGGAATGAGGCCAGATGGCagttatggggggggggcggggagcacgGGAGGGGGCAAGCAAAATTGGAAGTGGCAGGATCCTGTCGCCCAGACTGTCACTGtgaaggagcctgcctgggagacCCCGCAGTACTGTGCAAGCTGAGAGGGCTCTCCCCAAATTTTGCATCTGCTCACCTGCGTTCCTTTCGTAGTCACCAATGAATCGTTTGGTGAGGAAGCGGACCACCAGAGCTGCagggcagaagagaaaaaggagagttCACTCTGGCATGAGAAGTTACATtggtctccaccccacccccagcccgggAAACAGCTCTCCCAGAGAAAGCAAGCCGGGCGACCACCAAGTGAAATTCCTACCCTGCAGCTCCTCGACCCTTCTTCCAGACACAACGGAGAGGGGCTAGAAGGCATCATGAATTATGGCTCTGTCCAGCTGGAAGGGTCATTTGGCCCACCCGCCTCCTCTGAGCCCGCCTGAGCCACACCTAAGCCTTCCAAGAGACGAATGTCTTTCCCAACCTTAAAGTCCTCCAGGAGGGCTTCCGTTCACTAAGTTCCCTTTCAGTTCCAGGCACTGCCAGAGGTTCAAAACCCCCAAAGTTCTAATCCCAGTTGCGCCGGTGGTGCCCAGAAGGTGGCCTGGCCATTCAGGATCCCCGTGTCCCTCATCTGTCCAAGAAGGGAGTTGGAGGCAAGGCTGGCTCAGGTCCTTCCGGAGGGGCAGCGGATCAGGAGGAGGGGACGGGCGGTCAGCTGCAgctcccacctctcccccacGCCTCGGTCACACGCAACTCCTAGGGGGCCGCCCCCGTCCAGCCCCCGGGACTGCCGAGCACGAAGACTCACCGGTCTTGCCCACACCACTGGCCCCCACCACCGCGATCTTGACCAGGCGGCGGCCCGCCGCCCCCAGGCAGCagtcggcggcggcggcgctgccCGGGGCGGGATACTCGGCGATGGTGCACATGTTCTGAATGAGGCGCATCGCCGCTCCAGCCGGGGCTGCACCACGCGGCACCTGCGGGGCGGGAGGACGCGTGTGCTGCGCTGGAGCCAGTGGGAGGACCCTGCCCGAGGGGTCCGCGGAATAAAGGCACCAAAGCGCAGCCGCGCAGCTGCTCGGACTAGCTCCAGATCGGGACTGGGACGGCCTCCGGGCTGCGCGCGCGCTGTTTTCTCCGGGGCTCGCCCCGCCCGCTGCCTCCCGCGGCCAATCCCGGGGCGCCCCCGCGAGGCTCCGCCCCCGGCGCCGCTCAGCGCGCCCCGCGCCCCTAGGGGCGCCGGGAGCCAGTGTGGGGCCCCGTGAGGAGTGCGGAAAATGGGGCTGCGGACCCGAGACTGGGCAACGTGTGGGCGCGAGCCGAAGGCGCAACCAGTGGCGGGCGCGGAGGAAGGCAGCGCCGGTGCCGACCGGGGTCCCGCTGAGCGGGCACGCGGCCGATGCTGTGGCTGCGTGGTTGGGGGCGCCTCGGGTTCCGGGAACCGGACGGGGCTGGGCCTCTGGGCGGGCGCGGGGgatgcggcggcggcggcgagcagGGCCCTCCAAGAGCAGATCctgggcagccccccccccccccgggtcccCATCCCGTGCGCCTGCTTCTCGAAGCACGCTGCGGGGCCTCCGGCCTGCACGCCCACGCGCGGTGGGGAACGTGCTGGCCAGGGCCTCGGGGGTGTGAGCGCTTGGGATCGGAAAGCGCGCGTCCTGCTGCCTGGCCCCGTGCAGTCTCCTTCATTTGAGGCGTGGTTGCACTGACTTGACTGCGTCCGGATCGTAGATTTGGCTGTGATGGCAATTAGTTACAAAGACCCCGTATCCACTCCCCTGAG includes:
- the RASL11B gene encoding ras-like protein family member 11B — its product is MRLIQNMCTIAEYPAPGSAAAADCCLGAAGRRLVKIAVVGASGVGKTALVVRFLTKRFIGDYERNAGNLYTRQVQIEGETLAIQVQDTPGIQVHENSLSCSEQLNRCIRWADAVVIVFSVTDYKSYELIGQLHQHVQQLHLGARLPVVVVANKADLLHIKQVDPQLGLQLASVLGCSFYEVSVSENYNDVYNAFHVLCKEVSHKQQPSSTPEKRRTSLIPRPKSPNMQDLKRRFKQALSAKVRTVTSV